The sequence below is a genomic window from Sediminispirochaeta bajacaliforniensis DSM 16054.
CATTTTCCTAAGGCTAAGCTGATTTGGTTGCGAGTAGGGTCTGGTGATGAATCCCTCGTTTTAGGGGAGTGTGCGGCTCGGCTTGCGATGGCTGAGGGAGGGGCAACCGTTATGATCGGCTCTACCGATTTGACACATTACGGCCCTGACTATCATTTTATGCCTGCCGGAACAGGAGAAGAGGCCTATCGGTGGGTAGAAGCCAATGATGCCGAAATGATAGAAAAAATGGTCAGGATGGAAGAGCGAGAGGTCCTTAGGCGGGGGGAAGAGGATCGTTCTGCCTGCTCCTCAGGTGCTGCTGCGGCCGTGATTCGATTTGCTCGTATGATCGGAGCGATGAAAGGTGAGAGGCTTGCCTATTCTAATTCATATACGCTCTACCGTGCCCCCTCCTTCGTCGGATATGGTTCCGTTGCCTATGGAAGGTAGGAGTCTATAACCTCGAGTGTCCATGCTTTTGCTTTGTTGAGGATTTTTGCACCGGGAAGGGTTGTTCTGCTTTGTGGTTCTTCTTTTCGAATAGCGGCACATGCAGGGAACAGAGTGAAGCTCAGCTCCCTCTGTGTAAGTGAAAGATGCGCCATATGTGCGGTAAACGATACATCGGCCTTCGGAAGGGTCGCGACACGGGCACGATACTCACGAAGAAAATCATTCCATGAACCATTGC
It includes:
- the amrB gene encoding AmmeMemoRadiSam system protein B; the protein is MKGKKVRKRGLPTGWYPNLEREVIKQITDWEATDAESHLDKVFASIIPHAGWTFSGALAWKGIRLLNEDAESVIVVGGHLFAGSGILMAFEDAFDTPLGLIPADIGFRDLLLEELSGKVSVREDTSIDNSVEIHLPLIKYHFPKAKLIWLRVGSGDESLVLGECAARLAMAEGGATVMIGSTDLTHYGPDYHFMPAGTGEEAYRWVEANDAEMIEKMVRMEEREVLRRGEEDRSACSSGAAAAVIRFARMIGAMKGERLAYSNSYTLYRAPSFVGYGSVAYGR